The proteins below are encoded in one region of Pelagibacterium flavum:
- a CDS encoding CTP synthase: MARYVFITGGVVSSLGKGLASAALGAVLQARGYKVRLRKLDPYLNVDPGTMSPYQHGEVFVTDDGAETDLDLGHYERFTGRSANQQDNVTTGRIYSDILAKERRGDYLGATVQVIPHVTDEIKSFVTSDNDDFDFVLCEIGGTVGDIEAMPFLEAIRQLGNELPRGDAVFVHLTLMPFIPSAGELKTKPTQHSVKELRSIGIQPDILLIRCDRPIPEGEKRKLSLFCNVRPSAVIQALDVASIYDVPIAYHEEGLDDEVLAAFGIKDAPVPQLDGWREISRRVHNPEGTVNIAIVGKYTGLKDAYKSLSEALAHGGIANNVKVNLEWIDSEVFERDDPAPYLEGIHGILVPGGFGERGSEGKINAARFARIRDVPYFGICFGMQMACIEAARNTAHIPKASSTEFGPTKEAVVGLMTEWVKDNEKRSGSDKDLGGTMRLGAYPAQLVRGSRVADIYGTNRISERHRHRYEVNMTYRKVLEANGLLFSGLSPDGMLPEIVERTDHPWFIGVQYHPELKSRPFEPHPLFRSFIAAAVEQSRLV, from the coding sequence ATGGCTCGGTACGTTTTTATCACCGGTGGCGTGGTCTCCTCGCTCGGAAAAGGTCTTGCTTCGGCGGCGCTCGGCGCCGTGCTGCAGGCGCGTGGATACAAGGTTCGGCTTCGCAAGCTCGACCCCTATCTCAATGTCGATCCGGGCACGATGTCGCCCTATCAGCACGGCGAAGTGTTCGTGACCGATGACGGGGCGGAAACCGATCTCGATCTGGGCCACTACGAGCGTTTCACCGGGCGTTCGGCCAATCAGCAGGACAATGTGACCACCGGCCGGATTTATTCCGACATACTGGCCAAGGAGCGCCGCGGCGACTATCTCGGCGCGACCGTTCAGGTGATCCCGCACGTCACCGACGAAATTAAATCCTTCGTGACCTCCGACAATGACGATTTCGATTTCGTTTTGTGCGAGATCGGCGGCACGGTTGGCGACATTGAAGCCATGCCGTTCCTCGAAGCCATCCGGCAGTTGGGCAATGAACTGCCGCGCGGCGATGCGGTCTTCGTGCATCTGACCCTGATGCCCTTCATCCCCAGCGCGGGAGAGCTCAAGACCAAGCCGACCCAGCACTCGGTCAAGGAACTGCGTTCGATCGGCATTCAACCCGACATTCTCCTGATCCGCTGTGACCGGCCGATACCGGAAGGCGAGAAGCGCAAGCTTTCCCTGTTCTGCAACGTGCGCCCCTCGGCGGTCATCCAGGCGCTTGATGTTGCGTCGATCTATGACGTTCCGATTGCCTACCATGAAGAAGGGCTGGACGACGAAGTTCTAGCTGCCTTTGGCATAAAGGACGCGCCGGTGCCTCAACTCGACGGTTGGCGCGAAATTTCACGCCGCGTCCACAATCCCGAAGGCACCGTCAACATAGCCATTGTAGGCAAGTACACCGGCCTCAAGGATGCCTATAAGTCGCTGTCCGAAGCGCTGGCGCATGGCGGCATCGCCAACAACGTCAAGGTCAACCTCGAATGGATCGATTCCGAGGTGTTCGAGCGTGACGATCCCGCACCCTATCTCGAAGGCATCCATGGCATTCTCGTGCCGGGCGGCTTTGGCGAGCGCGGTTCGGAAGGCAAGATAAATGCGGCGCGGTTCGCCCGTATCCGCGACGTTCCCTATTTCGGAATATGTTTCGGCATGCAGATGGCCTGTATCGAAGCCGCCCGCAACACCGCTCACATACCCAAAGCGTCATCGACCGAATTCGGGCCGACCAAGGAAGCCGTCGTTGGGCTGATGACCGAATGGGTCAAGGACAATGAAAAGCGCTCCGGCTCTGACAAGGATCTTGGCGGTACCATGCGCTTGGGCGCCTATCCTGCCCAGCTCGTCCGTGGCAGCCGTGTGGCCGACATATACGGCACCAACCGGATTTCCGAGCGCCACAGGCACCGCTACGAAGTGAACATGACCTACCGCAAGGTACTGGAGGCCAACGGCCTCCTGTTCTCCGGCCTTTCGCCGGACGGGATGTTGCCGGAAATCGTCGAGCGCACCGACCACCCCTGGTTCATCGGCGTCCAGTATCATCCCGAACTGAAATCCCGTCCGTTCGAACCGCACCCCTTGTTCCGCTCCTTCATCGCGGCGGCGGTCGAACAAAGCCGGCTGGTTTAG
- the eno gene encoding phosphopyruvate hydratase, which translates to MSAIVDVIGRQIFDSRGNPTVEVDVVLDDGSFGRAAVPSGASTGAHEAVELRDGGEAYLGKGVLNAVDNVNTLIASEIEGLDALDQIAVDQAMIELDGTPNKAKLGANAILGVSLAVARAAAESSALPLWRYVGGPNARLLPVPMMNIINGGEHADNPIDIQEFMIMPVGADSIADAVRIGSEIFHTLKKGLAAEGHNTSVGDEGGFAPNLNSTEDALGFIMKSIEKAGYAPGEDVYLALDCASTEFYKDGRYDLKGEGKSLGSDEMARYLEDLTSRFPIISIEDGMAEDDWDGWKALTEAVGSKVQLVGDDLFVTNTERLNSGIKMGVANSILVKVNQIGSLSETLEAVEMAHKASYTSVMSHRSGETEDSTIADLAVALNCGQIKTGSLARSDRLAKYNQLIRIEEFLGTSGRYAGRSILKGQ; encoded by the coding sequence ATGTCTGCAATTGTTGACGTCATCGGCCGTCAGATCTTTGACAGCCGCGGCAATCCGACCGTCGAAGTCGACGTGGTTCTCGATGACGGCAGCTTCGGCCGTGCCGCTGTGCCTTCGGGCGCTTCCACCGGTGCGCACGAAGCAGTCGAGCTCCGCGATGGCGGCGAAGCCTATCTCGGCAAGGGTGTGCTCAACGCCGTCGACAACGTCAACACCCTGATCGCCAGCGAGATCGAAGGCCTCGACGCTCTCGATCAGATCGCAGTCGATCAGGCGATGATCGAACTTGATGGAACCCCCAACAAGGCCAAGCTCGGCGCGAACGCCATTCTCGGCGTATCGCTTGCCGTGGCCCGCGCTGCCGCCGAATCGAGCGCTCTCCCCTTATGGCGCTATGTCGGCGGCCCGAACGCTCGCCTGCTGCCTGTCCCCATGATGAACATCATCAATGGCGGCGAGCACGCCGACAACCCGATCGATATCCAGGAATTCATGATCATGCCCGTTGGCGCGGATTCGATCGCCGATGCCGTCCGGATCGGCTCGGAAATCTTCCATACTCTTAAAAAGGGTCTGGCAGCAGAAGGACATAACACCAGCGTTGGTGACGAGGGCGGCTTTGCGCCGAACCTCAACTCCACAGAAGACGCGCTGGGCTTCATCATGAAGTCCATTGAAAAGGCTGGCTATGCCCCGGGCGAGGACGTTTATCTCGCCCTCGATTGCGCTTCGACCGAATTCTACAAGGATGGCAGGTACGACCTCAAGGGCGAAGGCAAGTCGCTCGGATCGGACGAGATGGCCCGCTACCTCGAGGACCTGACCAGCCGCTTCCCGATCATCTCGATCGAAGATGGCATGGCCGAAGACGACTGGGACGGCTGGAAGGCGCTGACCGAGGCCGTCGGCTCCAAGGTTCAACTCGTCGGCGACGATCTGTTCGTCACCAACACCGAACGCCTGAATTCGGGCATCAAGATGGGCGTCGCCAACTCCATCCTCGTCAAGGTCAACCAGATCGGCTCGCTGTCGGAAACTTTGGAAGCCGTCGAGATGGCGCACAAGGCGTCCTATACCTCGGTCATGTCGCACCGTTCGGGCGAAACCGAGGATTCGACAATCGCCGATCTCGCGGTCGCGCTCAATTGCGGGCAGATCAAGACCGGCTCTCTGGCCCGTTCCGACCGGTTGGCCAAGTACAACCAGTTGATCCGCATCGAGGAATTTCTTGGCACCTCCGGCCGCTACGCCGGCCGCTCGATCCTCAAGGGTCAGTAA
- a CDS encoding PRC-barrel domain-containing protein translates to MPTASGHTTAIRATRAVGTDVYNLDGKKIGKVEDIVLDKTDNSIMFAVVGFGGFLGMGEKYHALPWATLDYDQDQEGYVVPFTRDELEAGPADTITELTKDDGLHARQEAYSYYKVDPYWH, encoded by the coding sequence ATGCCTACTGCATCTGGACACACCACGGCCATCCGCGCGACACGCGCTGTCGGTACTGACGTCTATAATCTCGATGGCAAGAAGATCGGCAAGGTCGAGGACATCGTTCTCGACAAGACGGACAATTCCATCATGTTTGCCGTTGTCGGTTTCGGCGGTTTCCTTGGAATGGGCGAAAAATACCACGCCCTTCCCTGGGCAACGCTCGATTACGATCAGGATCAGGAGGGCTACGTCGTGCCCTTCACCCGCGACGAGCTTGAGGCCGGGCCTGCGGACACCATTACTGAGCTGACCAAGGATGACGGGCTCCACGCCCGCCAGGAAGCCTATTCCTATTACAAGGTCGATCCGTACTGGCATTAG
- the tpiA gene encoding triose-phosphate isomerase: protein MQERLRPLIAGNWKMNGTGAALEQIARLRTLLEEAGDIDSEVLVCPPATLLHRAAQGAEGSPIHIGGQDCHADPSGAHTGDISASMLLDAGASHVIVGHSERRADHGETSQTVRAKAEAALAAGLVPIICVGETEAERLAGTANQVVGDQIDFSLPDTFGETTIIVAYEPVWAIGTGRTPTIEDIAQMHAHMRALLVAHFGGAGETALLLYGGSVKPSNAEEILRTANVNGALVGGASLLADDFFSIIVAA from the coding sequence ATGCAGGAGCGATTGCGGCCATTGATTGCCGGAAACTGGAAGATGAACGGAACCGGCGCGGCACTGGAACAGATTGCCCGCCTCAGGACTCTTCTTGAAGAAGCCGGCGATATCGACAGTGAGGTTCTTGTTTGCCCACCGGCGACGCTGCTTCATCGGGCCGCACAGGGGGCTGAGGGCAGCCCCATACATATCGGCGGTCAGGACTGCCACGCAGACCCGAGTGGCGCCCATACAGGCGATATCAGCGCGTCCATGCTGCTCGACGCTGGCGCTTCTCACGTTATCGTGGGCCATTCCGAGCGCCGCGCCGACCATGGCGAAACCAGCCAAACCGTCAGAGCAAAGGCCGAGGCCGCACTTGCTGCCGGACTTGTCCCGATCATTTGCGTCGGTGAGACCGAGGCCGAGCGCCTGGCAGGAACCGCGAATCAGGTCGTCGGCGACCAGATCGATTTTTCACTGCCGGACACCTTCGGGGAAACGACGATCATTGTGGCCTATGAGCCAGTTTGGGCCATCGGTACCGGTCGAACGCCAACGATAGAGGACATTGCACAGATGCATGCGCACATGCGCGCGCTTTTGGTAGCGCATTTCGGTGGGGCAGGGGAAACGGCGCTGTTGCTCTATGGAGGCTCAGTAAAGCCTTCCAATGCCGAAGAAATCCTGCGGACAGCCAATGTCAACGGGGCCCTGGTCGGCGGCGCGAGCCTTCTGGCAGACGACTTCTTTTCCATCATTGTGGCGGCCTGA
- the secG gene encoding preprotein translocase subunit SecG has product MATVLIVAYLLIVIAMIVVILLQRSEGGGLGMGGGGGGNFMSSRGSANLLTRTTAILGTLFMVTAIGLTIISQTDRSSTSILDQAAQNADGTPATVLDALDALGTENDDLTVPSQPAATNDDLVVPAAPEETAPAETEEPAAADQSEVIDPGASMMSTMAPEPAGDETPAEETAPN; this is encoded by the coding sequence ATGGCCACAGTACTCATTGTCGCCTATCTGTTGATCGTGATCGCCATGATCGTGGTGATCCTGCTCCAGCGCTCCGAAGGCGGCGGCCTTGGGATGGGCGGAGGCGGCGGCGGCAATTTCATGTCCTCGCGTGGCTCGGCCAACCTGCTCACCCGCACGACTGCAATTCTGGGCACACTGTTCATGGTGACAGCCATTGGCCTCACCATCATCAGCCAGACCGATCGGAGCTCCACCTCGATCCTCGATCAGGCTGCGCAGAACGCCGATGGGACCCCGGCGACCGTTCTTGACGCTCTGGACGCCCTCGGAACCGAAAACGACGATCTGACCGTTCCTTCGCAGCCCGCCGCCACAAATGACGATCTTGTCGTGCCGGCGGCGCCCGAGGAAACCGCTCCGGCCGAGACCGAGGAGCCGGCTGCGGCCGACCAGTCCGAAGTGATCGATCCCGGTGCGTCGATGATGTCGACAATGGCGCCCGAACCCGCCGGCGACGAGACACCGGCGGAGGAAACGGCGCCCAACTAA
- a CDS encoding DUF4386 domain-containing protein encodes METDRRTAIILGGLLIAAIVCGIFSSVLEIEEPDYLERLVAAESRILLAVLAQAMMAVFYVAIAAVTYPIVEAHNRVLGVAYLMLRTIGASFLFVGIVTLLLFLPLGRSFAETGGDGVATLEILGHFLRLARDWLNHIGMVLPWSLGAVLLYLVFLRTSIVPLWLAAWGLAGSALTLVATILYMMDLIAVVTTAYIMLNAPTAVFEIVLAVYLIAKGFRRPVSAQVSPALS; translated from the coding sequence GTGGAAACCGATAGACGTACCGCCATCATCTTAGGCGGTCTGCTCATTGCAGCGATCGTTTGCGGAATTTTCAGCTCGGTTCTCGAGATCGAGGAGCCCGATTATCTTGAACGCCTGGTTGCCGCTGAGTCCCGAATCCTGCTCGCTGTGTTGGCGCAAGCGATGATGGCAGTGTTTTACGTTGCCATTGCCGCGGTAACCTATCCGATAGTCGAGGCGCACAACCGAGTTCTTGGCGTGGCGTATCTGATGCTTCGGACAATTGGCGCCAGCTTCCTGTTCGTCGGGATCGTGACGCTTTTGCTTTTTCTGCCTCTAGGACGGAGTTTTGCGGAAACAGGCGGCGATGGCGTGGCCACGCTTGAAATTCTGGGGCATTTTTTACGCCTGGCCCGCGATTGGCTTAACCACATTGGCATGGTTCTCCCCTGGAGCCTGGGGGCGGTTCTGCTCTATCTCGTGTTCCTGCGGACATCGATCGTTCCGCTCTGGCTCGCGGCATGGGGACTGGCAGGATCTGCCCTGACACTGGTGGCCACGATCCTTTATATGATGGATTTGATAGCGGTGGTGACCACTGCCTATATCATGCTCAACGCGCCCACCGCTGTTTTCGAGATCGTTCTGGCGGTCTATCTGATTGCAAAGGGCTTTCGTCGGCCCGTATCGGCTCAAGTGTCCCCTGCACTTTCCTGA
- the trpE gene encoding anthranilate synthase component I, with translation MSDGYDFVSFAKIYEAGKGQVLYKRIVADLETPIGTYLKLAEGRRYSFLLESVEGGAVRGRYSMIGLEPDLLWRVRDGVAEINRTAQTASDAYCTLGALPLDALRTLIAESQIDMPKELPANSAGVFGYLGYDMVRFMEELPDTNPDTIGVPDAIMMRPSMLAVFDTLKDELFLTAPVYPREGVTARQAFEAANERIEDAIARLEKPLPRMSEIPDLAKIEISSNTSREDYFAMVRKAQDYIAAGDIFQVVLSQRFSADFTLPPTALYRALRRTNPSPYMYFLDFGDFAVAGSSPEILVRVDEGEVTIRPIAGTRKRGATPEQDKEMAEELLADPKELSEHLMLLDLGRNDVGRVSQIGTVKVTDKYFLEYYSHVMHIVSNVVGKLDPKYDNIDALAAGFPAGTVSGAPKVRAMEIIDELEVARRGVYAGCVGYFGADGRMDTCIVLRTAILKDNKLYVQAGAGIVADSKPELEQLECENKAKALFSAAEEALRYAGQAKVGQ, from the coding sequence ATGTCGGACGGCTACGACTTTGTTTCCTTTGCGAAAATCTACGAGGCGGGCAAGGGGCAGGTTCTCTACAAGCGCATCGTGGCCGACCTCGAAACGCCGATCGGCACCTACCTGAAACTGGCCGAGGGGCGGCGTTACAGCTTCCTTCTCGAATCGGTTGAGGGTGGTGCGGTGCGCGGGCGCTACTCGATGATCGGGCTCGAACCGGACCTGTTGTGGAGGGTCCGCGACGGGGTTGCGGAGATCAACCGCACGGCACAAACGGCTTCTGACGCCTATTGTACACTCGGTGCACTTCCCCTCGACGCCCTAAGGACACTGATCGCCGAAAGCCAGATCGACATGCCAAAGGAACTGCCCGCCAACTCGGCGGGTGTGTTCGGATATCTCGGTTACGACATGGTGCGGTTCATGGAAGAACTGCCCGACACAAATCCCGATACGATCGGGGTGCCGGACGCCATCATGATGCGGCCCTCGATGCTTGCCGTGTTCGACACGCTCAAGGACGAATTGTTTCTGACCGCACCGGTTTATCCCCGCGAGGGCGTTACGGCCCGGCAGGCGTTTGAAGCGGCCAATGAACGGATCGAGGATGCGATCGCGCGGCTGGAAAAGCCCCTGCCCCGCATGAGCGAAATTCCCGATCTGGCAAAGATCGAGATTAGCTCAAACACCTCGCGCGAGGACTATTTTGCGATGGTGCGCAAGGCGCAGGATTACATCGCGGCGGGCGACATCTTTCAGGTGGTGCTCAGCCAGCGGTTTTCCGCCGATTTCACCTTGCCGCCAACGGCCCTGTATCGCGCGCTGCGGCGCACCAATCCCTCGCCCTACATGTATTTCCTCGATTTCGGCGATTTCGCCGTGGCGGGATCGAGCCCGGAAATTCTGGTCCGCGTCGATGAGGGCGAAGTCACGATCCGCCCGATTGCCGGAACGCGCAAGCGCGGCGCGACGCCCGAACAGGACAAGGAGATGGCCGAGGAGTTGCTGGCCGACCCCAAGGAGCTATCGGAACATCTAATGCTGCTCGATCTCGGCCGCAACGATGTGGGGCGGGTATCGCAGATCGGGACGGTCAAGGTCACCGACAAATATTTTCTCGAGTATTATTCCCACGTCATGCACATCGTTTCCAATGTGGTGGGCAAGCTCGATCCCAAATACGACAATATCGATGCGCTGGCCGCCGGGTTTCCGGCGGGTACGGTTTCGGGCGCGCCAAAAGTGCGGGCCATGGAAATCATCGACGAGCTCGAAGTGGCGCGGCGCGGGGTTTACGCCGGATGCGTGGGCTATTTCGGGGCTGACGGGCGCATGGATACGTGCATCGTTTTGCGCACGGCGATCCTGAAAGACAACAAGCTCTATGTGCAGGCCGGCGCGGGGATCGTCGCCGATTCCAAGCCCGAACTCGAGCAGCTCGAATGCGAGAACAAGGCAAAGGCTCTTTTCAGCGCCGCCGAGGAAGCGCTACGCTATGCCGGCCAGGCCAAGGTGGGTCAGTAG
- a CDS encoding anthranilate synthase component II, with amino-acid sequence MRVLMIDNYDSFTYNLVHYIGELGAEVDVVRNDKITLDEIAEKAPDAIVISPGPCTPNEAGICLPLISRFAGEIPLFGVCLGLQSMGQAFGGEVVRAPRPMHGKVSTITHDGRGVFRGLNKQFEATRYHSLVVRDETLPGELTVTARSDDGQIMGLQHRVLPVHGVQFHPESISSENGHAILQNFLNIARDFNADRAA; translated from the coding sequence ATGCGCGTCCTGATGATCGATAATTACGACAGCTTCACCTACAATCTCGTCCATTATATCGGCGAGTTGGGGGCCGAGGTCGATGTGGTGCGCAATGACAAGATCACGCTCGACGAGATCGCCGAGAAGGCGCCGGACGCAATCGTTATTTCGCCCGGTCCCTGCACGCCCAATGAAGCGGGAATATGCCTGCCGCTGATCTCACGCTTCGCGGGTGAAATTCCTCTGTTTGGGGTTTGTCTGGGGCTGCAATCGATGGGACAGGCCTTCGGTGGCGAGGTGGTGCGTGCGCCGCGTCCCATGCATGGCAAGGTTTCCACCATTACCCATGACGGGCGCGGCGTGTTTCGCGGGCTCAACAAGCAGTTCGAGGCCACGCGCTATCACTCGCTGGTGGTGCGCGATGAAACGCTACCCGGTGAATTGACGGTGACGGCGCGCTCCGATGACGGGCAGATCATGGGGCTCCAGCATCGCGTGCTGCCGGTGCATGGGGTGCAGTTCCATCCCGAGAGCATTTCCTCGGAAAACGGGCATGCCATTCTGCAGAATTTCTTGAATATCGCGCGCGATTTCAACGCCGATCGCGCCGCGTAA
- a CDS encoding DUF4169 family protein produces the protein MAEIVNLRQARKNKLRAEKERAADTNRARFGRTKAEREKSEKQAELDAKRLDFHKRQSEDSE, from the coding sequence ATGGCCGAGATCGTCAATCTCCGTCAGGCTCGCAAGAACAAGCTGCGCGCTGAAAAAGAGCGCGCAGCAGACACCAATCGCGCTAGGTTCGGTCGCACCAAAGCCGAGCGCGAAAAGTCGGAAAAACAGGCCGAGCTTGACGCAAAGCGTCTCGATTTTCACAAACGTCAATCGGAAGACAGCGAGTAG
- the trpD gene encoding anthranilate phosphoribosyltransferase, producing the protein MMDIKGALNRIADGKDLTGTEMRQVMDIIMSGEATASQIGAFLMGMRVKGETVGEIAAAVSIMRNKMVPVEAPADAIDIVGTGGDGAGTLNISTGASIVVAAAGVPVAKHGNRALSSKSGSAEALQKLSISLELTPEQISACIREAGIGFMFAPNHHPAMRHVGPTRAEMGVRTMFNLLGPQSNPAGVKRYLLGVFDNEWVEPVAAALLANQAQAAWVVHGDSGLDELSTTGPSFVSQIKNGNLTSFEVTPEDAGLPRAKLEDIVGGDPEHNAGELRKLLEGAKGAYRDIVLLNAAAAFIIADKVQTLPEGVAMGAEAIDSGKARATLDKLVAVSGAQ; encoded by the coding sequence ATAATGGACATCAAGGGCGCGCTGAACCGTATTGCCGATGGCAAGGATTTGACCGGCACGGAAATGCGCCAGGTGATGGACATCATCATGAGCGGGGAAGCGACGGCGTCGCAGATCGGCGCGTTCCTGATGGGGATGCGGGTCAAGGGCGAGACGGTGGGTGAGATCGCGGCGGCCGTTTCGATCATGCGCAACAAGATGGTGCCCGTCGAAGCGCCTGCCGATGCCATTGATATCGTGGGGACCGGCGGGGATGGCGCGGGAACGCTCAACATTTCGACCGGCGCATCCATCGTGGTGGCCGCTGCCGGGGTGCCGGTGGCAAAGCATGGCAACCGGGCGCTGTCGTCGAAATCGGGTTCGGCCGAAGCGCTGCAAAAGCTGAGCATCAGTCTCGAGCTGACGCCCGAACAGATTTCGGCCTGCATACGCGAAGCGGGCATCGGGTTCATGTTCGCGCCCAATCACCATCCCGCCATGCGCCATGTGGGCCCTACCCGGGCGGAAATGGGCGTGCGGACCATGTTCAACCTGCTCGGGCCGCAGTCCAACCCGGCCGGGGTGAAGCGCTACCTGCTGGGCGTGTTCGACAATGAATGGGTGGAACCGGTAGCCGCCGCGCTGTTGGCCAATCAGGCGCAAGCAGCCTGGGTCGTTCATGGGGACAGCGGGTTGGACGAGCTTTCGACAACCGGGCCGTCCTTTGTTTCCCAGATCAAGAACGGCAATCTGACCTCCTTTGAGGTGACGCCGGAGGATGCGGGGCTGCCGCGCGCCAAGCTCGAAGATATCGTCGGGGGCGACCCTGAACACAATGCCGGCGAGCTGCGCAAGCTGCTCGAGGGCGCCAAGGGAGCGTATCGCGATATCGTGCTGCTCAACGCGGCAGCGGCGTTCATCATCGCCGACAAGGTGCAAACGCTGCCCGAAGGCGTGGCGATGGGCGCCGAGGCAATCGATAGCGGCAAGGCCAGGGCAACGCTCGATAAACTCGTTGCCGTTTCGGGGGCGCAATGA
- a CDS encoding SurA N-terminal domain-containing protein: MLDNLRNFGRSWVAKVFLGVLIIAVAGFGIPSVFLDLNANTVARVGDQNISVRDFDRVYRAQVNQFAAQTGMAPTAQQAVSFGIPNSAIARLANDASIEILARDLGLGASDAKLAELVRQDPNFAGALGLFDASEFVAMLRQSGYTETEYLNLQRSAAAREQIGTIFEGASVPQVALDIARSYDGDQRTIEYVELNPVLFSVTEEPTDEELQQFFAENQTRFRTVETRSVNLLPLTVDALAQGVEVTEEEIAAEYDRISGQFIAPERRAISQLVLSDAEAAQPFVDGAESGASFASVVSEAGLQTEVTSLGTLAESQITDANLAQAAFGLEENGYVVLEGSNSYRVIWVSSIEEGGQQPLEAVRDQVEQSVAQRKAQDMLFDVYDEIEEARAAFQPISEVAERYGLEIHDLDLTADGAQLADITTLPQGSTQTITDAVFAASPDARVTPAISLGSNRTVFFELSEVQPARDQTLEEVRDEAVAAWQELQTDMEMTRTAEDIVAAIDGGSDIFTVAAERGQIPQSSAPFSRDSAGAAIDPDVAQAAFQGGEGYANYVSTQDGDVVVFQVTDVTPATADTPSQVAQALEVDFPDLIFANFVEGLRSDVGIRINEEALNRVIGLE; encoded by the coding sequence ATGCTCGACAATCTTCGCAATTTCGGCCGCAGCTGGGTCGCCAAAGTCTTCCTGGGTGTTTTGATCATCGCGGTCGCCGGTTTCGGCATTCCGAGCGTTTTTCTCGATCTCAACGCCAATACGGTGGCCCGGGTCGGGGACCAGAACATTTCAGTGCGCGATTTCGACCGGGTCTATCGCGCTCAGGTCAACCAGTTCGCCGCGCAGACCGGGATGGCGCCGACCGCGCAGCAGGCGGTGAGTTTCGGAATTCCCAATTCGGCCATAGCCCGGCTGGCCAATGATGCGTCGATTGAAATCCTGGCTCGCGACCTGGGCCTTGGTGCTTCAGACGCAAAGCTGGCCGAACTCGTGCGGCAGGATCCCAACTTCGCCGGCGCACTGGGTCTTTTCGATGCCAGCGAGTTCGTGGCCATGTTGCGCCAGTCCGGTTACACCGAAACCGAATATCTCAACCTCCAGCGCAGCGCGGCGGCCCGCGAGCAGATCGGAACGATTTTCGAGGGCGCCAGCGTTCCCCAGGTTGCTCTCGATATTGCGCGGTCCTATGACGGCGATCAGCGCACCATCGAATATGTCGAGCTCAACCCGGTGCTGTTTTCGGTGACGGAGGAGCCGACCGACGAGGAGTTGCAGCAGTTCTTTGCAGAAAACCAGACCCGATTCCGCACTGTTGAGACCCGTTCGGTGAATCTGTTGCCGTTGACGGTTGATGCGCTGGCGCAGGGCGTTGAGGTCACCGAAGAGGAAATTGCCGCCGAGTATGACCGGATTTCGGGGCAGTTTATCGCGCCTGAGCGCCGGGCCATCAGCCAACTCGTCCTGTCCGATGCCGAAGCCGCTCAGCCGTTTGTCGATGGTGCCGAGAGCGGAGCGAGCTTTGCGAGCGTGGTTTCCGAAGCCGGTCTGCAGACCGAAGTGACCTCCTTGGGGACGCTGGCGGAAAGCCAGATCACCGATGCCAACCTGGCGCAGGCCGCGTTCGGGCTGGAAGAGAACGGCTATGTGGTGCTTGAAGGCAGCAATAGCTATCGGGTCATCTGGGTGAGTTCGATCGAGGAAGGCGGGCAGCAGCCGCTTGAGGCTGTGCGCGATCAGGTCGAGCAGTCGGTTGCGCAACGCAAGGCCCAGGACATGCTGTTCGACGTCTATGACGAGATCGAAGAAGCCCGGGCCGCTTTCCAGCCGATCTCGGAGGTTGCCGAGCGGTATGGACTCGAAATCCACGATCTGGACCTGACTGCTGACGGAGCGCAACTGGCTGATATCACTACGCTTCCGCAGGGTTCGACCCAGACCATTACCGATGCGGTGTTTGCGGCCTCGCCCGATGCGCGGGTGACGCCGGCGATCAGCCTTGGCTCGAATCGCACTGTTTTCTTCGAGCTTTCCGAGGTTCAGCCGGCGCGTGACCAGACGCTCGAAGAAGTGCGGGACGAGGCCGTTGCGGCGTGGCAGGAACTGCAGACCGATATGGAAATGACCCGTACCGCCGAAGATATCGTGGCGGCGATCGATGGGGGCAGCGATATCTTTACGGTCGCGGCCGAACGGGGCCAAATCCCCCAGAGTTCCGCGCCTTTTTCGCGCGACAGCGCCGGTGCGGCGATCGATCCTGACGTGGCCCAGGCGGCGTTCCAGGGGGGTGAGGGGTATGCAAATTATGTCTCGACCCAGGATGGTGATGTCGTTGTTTTTCAGGTGACCGACGTGACGCCGGCCACTGCGGATACGCCCTCGCAGGTTGCTCAGGCGCTGGAAGTCGATTTCCCCGATCTGATCTTTGCCAATTTCGTCGAAGGACTGCGCTCCGACGTCGGAATCAGGATCAACGAGGAAGCCCTCAACCGCGTGATCGGGCTCGAATAG